The Methanofervidicoccus sp. A16 genome has a segment encoding these proteins:
- a CDS encoding diadenylate cyclase: MDMTESIVKHGYSLAQEIGDILLIFTETGRTYKILKKYLDKKCEKNDRKDLKIVVTTPNEDTYSFLKNEEKIIPILLRYRNKYKSTMIKQAMIKLLQNNLIKEGDTIVTILGVPRTPGSIDTISLIEVSSNDFLLKFHKFINSMEGIKRLVVNEVLDIAMELSIEGKEGKPVGAIFVVGDSERVLKMSSQLILNPFEGHDAVIFDKRVRGTIKELAGIDGAFIISDKGEVISAGRYLEPLSCTLNLPLGLGARHYAAAAISKHTDAVAITVSDSGGVVRMFKDGEMVVEIDPNKLDRECFIPCI, encoded by the coding sequence ATGGATATGACCGAATCTATTGTAAAACATGGTTACTCTCTAGCGCAAGAGATAGGGGACATATTACTCATATTTACTGAGACAGGAAGGACATATAAAATACTTAAAAAATATCTAGACAAAAAATGTGAAAAAAATGATAGAAAAGACTTAAAGATAGTTGTAACTACACCAAATGAAGATACTTACTCCTTCTTAAAAAACGAGGAAAAGATCATACCCATACTTCTAAGATACAGAAACAAGTATAAATCTACCATGATAAAACAGGCCATGATAAAATTACTTCAAAACAACCTTATTAAAGAGGGAGACACCATAGTAACGATACTGGGAGTTCCTAGAACGCCTGGAAGCATTGATACTATATCTCTAATAGAGGTATCTTCCAACGACTTCCTACTAAAATTCCACAAGTTTATTAACTCCATGGAGGGTATTAAGAGGTTGGTAGTTAACGAAGTATTGGATATAGCCATGGAGTTATCCATTGAGGGAAAAGAAGGAAAACCTGTTGGAGCCATATTTGTAGTGGGTGATAGTGAAAGAGTTCTTAAAATGTCCAGTCAACTTATTCTTAATCCCTTCGAGGGACATGATGCTGTAATATTTGATAAAAGGGTAAGGGGTACAATAAAGGAACTTGCAGGGATAGATGGTGCCTTTATAATCAGTGATAAAGGAGAGGTTATATCTGCAGGTAGATACTTGGAACCTTTAAGTTGCACATTAAATCTACCTTTAGGTCTCGGAGCCAGGCACTATGCTGCTGCGGCTATATCAAAACATACAGATGCTGTGGCTATTACGGTCTCTGACAGTGGTGGTGTAGTAAGGATGTTTAAGGATGGAGAGATGGTTGTAGAGATAGATCCAAATAAGTTGGATCGTGAATGTTTTATTCCATGTATTTAG
- a CDS encoding ABC transporter ATP-binding protein: protein MIELRDVTKTYTVGNEVIYALKSINLKIEKGEFVAVMGPSGSGKSTLLNIIGCLDRPDSGEVYIDGIKTNNLKDDELTEIRRNKVGFVFQQFNLIPLLTALENVELPLIFKYKNRLSERERRDRAIRCLKMAELDERFANHYPNQLSGGQQQRVAIARALVNNPPILLCDEPTGSLDSKTGEKILKLLKRLNREGKTVVIVTHDTSVAEYTHRIVYLRDGRVYFED, encoded by the coding sequence ATGATTGAACTTAGAGATGTAACAAAGACTTACACTGTAGGAAATGAAGTAATTTACGCCCTAAAAAGTATAAATTTAAAAATAGAGAAAGGGGAATTTGTGGCAGTTATGGGACCTAGTGGAAGTGGGAAATCTACACTGTTGAATATTATTGGGTGTTTAGATAGGCCAGACAGTGGAGAGGTTTATATAGATGGTATAAAAACTAACAACCTCAAAGATGACGAATTAACAGAGATCAGAAGGAATAAAGTTGGATTTGTATTTCAACAGTTTAACCTAATACCTCTTTTAACTGCACTGGAAAACGTTGAACTTCCACTGATATTTAAGTATAAAAACAGACTATCTGAAAGGGAGAGGAGAGATAGAGCAATAAGATGTTTAAAGATGGCTGAGTTAGATGAGAGATTTGCCAACCACTATCCAAACCAGTTAAGTGGAGGACAACAACAGAGAGTTGCCATTGCAAGGGCTCTGGTAAATAACCCTCCAATTCTACTCTGTGATGAACCTACAGGAAGTTTAGACTCAAAGACTGGAGAGAAGATATTGAAGTTGTTAAAGAGGTTAAATAGGGAGGGAAAAACTGTTGTAATAGTTACTCACGATACATCTGTGGCAGAATACACCCACAGGATTGTCTATTTAAGGGATGGGAGAGTATACTTTGAAGATTAG
- a CDS encoding COG1361 S-layer family protein — protein sequence MKKPSTFFILFLLFVLLIIFIDSIYGVEITSFDYKNEYLEPGKTYDLWVVILPEEEINNTVISIYPYGISKKYIQVLKGEDYEGHLLQGEKGVGHFLIYIRENTPSGDYKIVVYCNYTRDGRRYSDNRVFEIPIRGKPALTLEYPPVIKEGVNKIYIKIKNEGTGTAQDVKIEFEDGNNIYALSEGYIKYIKPGESKLVEIKVYGENIGMAKLPYTLTYSSPYDNLQLVDKKETEGINSKTIVYNYKNQKIIKERGNLVFKIIPNDAINIGVKNYILPLGEVCNFTLFIKNNYRNTNFTVIVGKYYIGNSQKIIPINYGEVKNITFTIKVDEGGVKEIPVKVIFDGNEIERNVSIDVVGEVEIVLTGVNVEGTEEKVITGDISNVGTGRAKGVLISVKETEDVVPLKPYENYFIGTLNPDDYGSFELHAKVTNKTDIIPVVIQYRDENNGLIKIERNISVKKVDIFSYESRGNNSYIPMIIGGLFVLGVLLLLYRIFSKGRLND from the coding sequence ATGAAAAAACCTTCTACCTTTTTTATTTTATTTTTGTTATTTGTATTGTTAATTATTTTTATTGATTCAATATATGGTGTAGAAATTACAAGTTTTGACTATAAAAATGAATATTTAGAGCCTGGAAAGACCTATGACCTCTGGGTTGTAATCCTACCAGAGGAGGAAATAAATAACACTGTAATCAGTATATATCCTTATGGAATAAGTAAAAAGTATATTCAAGTCCTTAAGGGAGAAGATTACGAAGGTCATCTACTTCAAGGTGAAAAGGGAGTAGGACATTTTCTCATATATATTAGAGAAAATACTCCATCAGGAGACTATAAAATAGTAGTATACTGCAACTATACCAGAGATGGAAGGAGATACTCAGATAACAGGGTATTTGAAATCCCAATTAGAGGAAAACCAGCATTAACATTGGAATATCCGCCAGTAATTAAAGAGGGAGTAAATAAGATCTATATAAAGATAAAAAATGAAGGAACAGGAACAGCTCAAGATGTAAAAATAGAGTTTGAAGATGGGAATAACATATATGCCCTCTCAGAGGGATATATAAAATATATAAAACCAGGTGAAAGTAAATTAGTAGAGATAAAGGTCTATGGAGAGAATATAGGGATGGCAAAACTACCATATACACTTACCTACAGCAGTCCTTATGACAACCTCCAACTGGTGGATAAAAAAGAAACTGAAGGGATAAACTCGAAAACAATAGTTTACAATTACAAAAATCAGAAGATAATAAAAGAGAGAGGAAACTTAGTATTCAAGATAATCCCAAATGATGCTATCAATATAGGTGTGAAAAACTACATCCTTCCTCTTGGAGAGGTATGTAACTTTACACTTTTTATTAAAAACAACTACAGGAATACTAACTTCACTGTAATTGTTGGGAAGTACTACATAGGAAACAGTCAAAAAATCATACCTATCAACTACGGGGAGGTTAAAAATATAACCTTCACCATTAAAGTGGATGAGGGAGGAGTTAAAGAAATTCCAGTGAAAGTTATCTTTGATGGGAACGAGATAGAGAGGAACGTATCTATAGATGTTGTTGGAGAGGTAGAAATAGTTTTAACTGGTGTAAATGTTGAGGGAACAGAGGAGAAAGTTATAACTGGGGATATATCTAACGTAGGAACAGGGAGAGCAAAGGGGGTACTGATATCTGTTAAAGAAACAGAGGATGTAGTACCATTAAAACCCTATGAAAACTATTTTATAGGTACCTTAAATCCAGATGACTATGGGAGTTTTGAACTCCACGCCAAGGTGACAAATAAAACTGATATAATTCCAGTAGTTATACAATATCGAGATGAAAACAATGGACTAATTAAAATAGAGAGAAATATAAGCGTTAAAAAGGTTGATATATTCTCCTATGAAAGTAGAGGAAATAATAGTTATATACCAATGATTATAGGAGGGTTATTTGTCCTTGGAGTTTTACTCTTACTCTACAGAATCTTTTCAAAAGGGAGACTAAATGATTGA
- a CDS encoding YIP1 family protein has protein sequence MNIKDLILNPDKFFRDLSSKEPSLIIPFLIVLAVSVLDAIYMYFRTLVMINLFPPDIQSKISIILAISLLFSLLSRFVVWLLIASLMHLISAAFDGEGSFKRTLEFTGYGFLPNLIGLLIIIPISCYFLSNVQIPTLTMEQLQDPTVVKKIISSIIPKTMLYTTFLIDIAVILWNFGLWTYGIRYARNLDLNRAFIVALVPTILLFVYQLFGIIKML, from the coding sequence ATGAATATAAAGGATTTAATTTTAAATCCAGACAAGTTCTTTAGAGATCTATCAAGCAAAGAACCTTCTCTTATAATACCGTTTCTAATCGTTCTCGCTGTTTCAGTACTTGATGCCATATATATGTATTTTAGAACGTTAGTAATGATTAACCTTTTTCCACCAGATATACAGAGTAAGATATCAATAATATTGGCAATATCTCTATTATTTTCCCTTCTAAGTAGGTTTGTAGTATGGTTGTTAATAGCAAGTTTGATGCACCTAATTTCTGCGGCATTTGATGGAGAGGGCTCTTTTAAGAGAACGTTAGAATTTACCGGCTACGGTTTCTTGCCTAATCTAATAGGACTGTTAATTATCATTCCAATAAGTTGTTATTTCCTTTCAAATGTTCAAATACCTACATTAACGATGGAACAACTACAAGATCCCACAGTTGTAAAAAAGATCATATCATCTATAATTCCGAAGACTATGTTATATACAACATTTTTGATTGATATTGCAGTTATCCTGTGGAACTTTGGTTTATGGACCTATGGAATAAGATATGCAAGAAATCTTGATCTAAATAGGGCATTTATTGTTGCACTGGTTCCAACAATATTGCTTTTCGTCTATCAGTTATTTGGTATAATTAAGATGCTCTAA